A stretch of the Neodiprion lecontei isolate iyNeoLeco1 chromosome 4, iyNeoLeco1.1, whole genome shotgun sequence genome encodes the following:
- the LOC107222768 gene encoding lethal(3)malignant brain tumor-like protein 3 isoform X2, giving the protein MHGLARATTPRGWGTVEDFLQFVTNSIETVCPVGSSRMEEEIVVDDHIETINGGTHLSGEKAAAVMPLLYIQQGKLHAGQPVSGNQTITASSQSQLASIITPIVTSQNKVFIKSNSQVSTAQNKPHIIIHHHRPITTLSTSSSNQSQKHIVLRKTNTTTAQIVPLQTTQGSQPHAQAGKHTFAYLSNLIKPNKSRETVVIPAGALSTTQVAKPKLVIAPVISQLSQPSSGSTTPVQSQPSKHTTNLLLPVTIPQHSGPAKQGMFNLKINNGQISTDNKGTITVLRESKGGSSGIHPPPLHPLSKMSLLNSVKGKGSSTDGIKITENADSAVITPIPNKDDDAPPEKRKKTISNILRGSGEKRSKKQNYSKSSQDNAGDALCSPVSLDLDHDKNKKRQNDDDITLIKVVPSEDKRLKLDAALDDEIKIEIIKSQPSVDSDAATDFNGERKSGAQVSESKEITSNFHQTDPNFDPAKVLDWQDGVGTLPGSTLKFRMNEFGMMEMVEEEDGKQVKGKNSVDKENVCLSQNSSNASLSAMSADKKKEKKSRPVAADTIYCCESCGCYGLAAEFESPNSCGPSCTEIIEAKKVALIRKEKDLKELRAKRNRKRLLQEQHHRHNNNLEPQQQKEQQPSQSQLQPQSQKPKQQRPQSIESDEQCVSKSETDEDPKYGAPTPPEEIQEDNDSKYPWQTGKLGFSWAKYLEHTKAKAAPVKLFKDAFPYSKNHFKIGMKLEGIDPEHPSHYCVLTVVEVVGYRIRLHFDGYPENYDFWVNADSMDIFPVGWADKNGHKLDPPKGYVASNFSWTAYLKTCKAPAAPKTIFSNKSTLFPNGFRQGMKLEAVDRKHSSLVCVASIAELMDSRILVHFDSWDEVYDYWADASSPYIHPVGWCHHNGHSLTPPNNYKDPKAFTWEVYLRETRSVAAPARAFKQRPPCGFKRGMKLEAVDKRVPQLIRVATVEDVKDHVLKIRFDGWPEHHAYWIDDDAPDIHPMGWCLKTGHPLEPPLTPENLNDRPECGTYGCRGIGHVKGPKYATHNSASGCPYSPQNLVRLKLLPDRLNVKQDSCDFEEDIHDRPKGDKFERIRMERSDKNEKYLYHDDKSERISRVEHSENPFEFKHEKTEYPERSGRFRTNHSDGQTDDDESSKKRKKRRKISEEISTLSPAGYFGDASAISIPYAANIPDKQLRTEIYHSVYNPGYNPLPDAPHIWAKHSNALNRVVAKQNTDPRRWSNEEVIKFIHSVPNCREIGSIFRKNSIDGEAFLMLTQEDLVSLLGLRLGPAIKLYNSIVLLRRRAA; this is encoded by the exons ATGCACGGTCTAGCCAGAGCTACGACGCCGCGGGGGTGGGGGACGGTCGAAGATTTCCTTCAGTTTGTGACTAATTCCATAGAAACTGTTTGCCCTGTCGG CTCCAGTAGAATGGAGGAGGAAATAGTGGTGGATGATCACATCGAGACTATCAATGGTGGAACACATTTATCAGGGGAGAAAGCAGCAGCCGTTATGCCTCTTCTGTATATTCAACAAGGCAAACTTCATGCAGGACAGCCAGTGTCCGGAAACCAGACGATAACTGCATCTTCTCAGTCCCAACTAGCTTCGATTATTACTCCA atTGTCACTAGCCAAAACAAAGTATTTATAAAAAGTAATTCTCAAGTAAGTACTGCTCAAAACAAACCACACATTATCATTCACCATCATCGGCCGATTACCACATTGAGCACGTCATCTAGCAACCAGTCACAGAAACACATCGTTCTGCGAAAAACTAATACAACCACAGCCCAGATTGTACCACTCCAAACGACTCAAGGATCCCAGCCACATGCGCAAGCAGGAAAGCACACCTTTGCATATCTCAGCAACCTTATTAAGCCCAATAAATCAAGGGAAACAGTTGTTATTCCAGCAG GAGCATTATCCACAACACAAGTTGCAAAACCAAAGTTAGTAATTGCTCCTGTGATATCCCAGTTATCTCAGCCATCATCGGGTAGCACAACGCCTGTTCAGAGTCAACCGTCAAAACATACAACTAATTTGCTGCTCCCAGTCACCATTCCTCAGCATAGTGGACCTGCTAAACAGGGCatgtttaatttgaaaatcaacaatGGCCAAATCAGTACAGACAACAAAGGAACTATCACAG tTCTACGAGAATCAAAAGGTGGCAGCTCTGGAATTCATCCACCTCCGCTTCACCCATTGTCAAAAATGAGCTTACTGAATTCAGTAAAGGGTAAGGGAAGTTCAACCGATGGCATAAAAATAACGGAGAACGCAGATTCTGCAGTGATAACGCCGATTCCAAATAAAGACGATGATGCGCCACCCGAAAAACGGAAGAAAACTATAAGCAACATACTGCGAGGCAGTGGCGAGAAACGAAGCAAAAAGCAAAACTATTCAAAGTCGTCACAGGATAACGCGGGTGACGCACTTTGCTCACCAGTCAGTCTAGATTTAGAtcacgataaaaataaaaaacgtcaGAATGATGACGACATTACTCTAATCAAGGTAGTACCCAGCGAAGATAAGAGACTGAAATTAGACGCGGCGTTGGACGATGAAATcaagattgaaataattaaatcacAGCCGAGCGTCGACAGCGATGCTGCAACGGATTTTAATGGCGAACGTAAATCTGGCGCCCAGGTTAGCGAGTCGAAAGAGATTACCagtaattttcatcaaacCGATCCGAATTTCGATCCTGCAAAGGTACTAGATTGGCAAGATGGTGTTGGAACACTGCCTGGGAGCACTTTGAAG tttCGTATGAATGAATTCGGGATGATGGAAATGGTTGAGGAAGAAGATGGCAAACAAGTAAAGGGAAAAAATAGCGTTGACAAAGAAAATGTATGTCTGTCACAAAATTCGTCTAATGCCAGCCTTTCAGCGATGAGTGCCGATAAAAAAA aggaaaaaaaatcgagaccTGTTGCTGCAGACACCATTTATTGCTGCGAAAGTTGTGGATGCTACGGTTTGGCTGCAGAATTCGAGAGTCCAAATTCGTGTGGCCCATCCTGTACAGAGATAATAGAAGCAAAAAAGGTCGCATTAATACGCAAGGAGAAAGATCTGAA AGAATTGCGTGCAAAACGAAATCGCAAGAGGTTATTGCAGGAGCAGCATCACCGCCACAATAATAATCTTGAACCCCAACAGCAAAAAGAGCAACAACCATCACAGTCACAGTTACAGCCTCAGTCACAGAAACCAAAGCAACAGCGACCACAGTCAATAGAGTCAGATGAGCAGTGCGTATCCAAGTCTGAAACGGACGAGGATCCTAAATATGGAGCTCCTACTCCACCGGAAGAAATCCAAGAAGATAATGATTCCAAG TACCCCTGGCAAACTGGAAAGTTAGGTTTTTCATGGGCAAAGTACTTGGAACACACCAAGGCCAAAGCTGCACCagtaaagttattcaaagatGCTTTTCCATATAGTAAAAACCATTTCAAAATTGGAATGAAACTAGAAGGAATAGACCCCGAACATCCATCTCATTATTGCGTTTTGACTGTTGTTGAAGTCGTAG GCTATAGAATACGCCTACATTTCGATGGATACCCAGAGAATTATGATTTTTGGGTGAATGCTGATAGTATGGATATTTTTCCTGTTGGTTGGGCTGACAAAAACGGTCACAAATTGGATCCTCCCAAGGGATACGTTGCGAGTAACTTTAGCTGGACAGCTTATTTGAAAACATGCAAAGCCCCAGCAGCTCCAAAGactatattttcaaacaaaagc acacTTTTTCCAAACGGATTTCGACAAGGCATGAAGCTTGAAGCTGTGGACAGAAAGCATTCCTCGCTAGTATGTGTTGCCAGTATTGCAGAGCTAATGGATTCGCGAATATTGGTTCACTTTGATTCTTGGGATGAAGTATATGACTATTGGGCAGACGCGAGTTCGCCCTACATCCATCCCGTCGGTTGGTGTCATCACAACGGGCACAGTCTTACACCACCAAATA ACTACAAGGATCCAAAGGCATTTACTTGGGAAGTCTACCTTAGAGAGACCAGATCGGTGGCTGCACCAGCAAGAGCCTTCAAACAGCGTCCACCCTGTGGATTCAAACGTGGCATGAAATTGGAAGCTGTAGACAAACGAGTACCTCAATTGATCAGAGTCGCGACTGTCGAGGACGTCAAAGATCACGT GTTGAAAATTCGTTTCGATGGTTGGCCTGAACACCATGCCTATTGGATTGACGACGATGCACCTGACATTCACCCGATGGGCTGGTGCCTAAAAACTGGCCATCCCTTGGAGCCACCCTTGA CGCCTGAGAATCTTAATGATCGTCCCGAATGTGGGACATATGGATGCCGCGGTATTGGTCATGTGAAGGGACCCAAGTATGCAACGCATAATTCTGCATCCGGCTGCCCATACTCACCACAAAACTTGGTCAGACTCAAACTGTTACCAGACAGACTAAACGTGAAACAAGATTCCTGTGACTTCGAAGAAGATATACATGACCGACCGAAGGGggataaatttgaaagaatacGAATGGAACGTAGTGACAAGAATGAAAAGTACTTGTACCATGACGATAAGTCGGAAAGAATATCGAGAGTCGAACATTCGGAAAATCCGTTCGAATTTAAACATGAGAAGACCGAGTATCCGGAGAG ATCTGGAAGATTTCGAACCAACCACAGCGATGGGCAaaccgacgacgacgagtcatcgaagaaacgaaaaaagcg ACGAAAAATATCTGAAGAAATATCAACTCTCTCTCCGGCCGGATATTTCGGCGATGCATCAGCAATTTCGATACCGTATGCGGCAAATATTCCCGACAAACAGCTCCGTACGGAGATATATCACTCCGTTTACAATCCAGGATACAATCCACTTCCAGATGCTCCTCATATATGGGCTAAGCACAGTAATGCTTTGAACAGAGTTGTCGCCAAACAGAACACCGACCCACGGCGATGGTCGAACGAGGAAGTGATTAAGTTCATACACAGCGTTCCTAACTGCCGAGAAATTGGCagtatttttcgtaaaaac AGCATCGATGGTGAGGCGTTTCTGATGCTAACTCAAGAAGATTTGGTCTCGCTACTCGGCCTACGGCTTGGCCCGgctataaaattatataatagtATAGTTTTGCTGCGTCGACGAGCGGCGTGA